TGGTTATCCATGGGACCtgatccctttccccctttttcctctgGACATCTGGACAGCTGTTGCTGGTAAGGTGGAGAACTCTGTGGTTATGAGCTGCATGGAAGAGGCCAAGAGACTTGTGGACAGAGCCTACAAACAGACCCGTGAAAGGTGAATTATACTTTTGTGCAGTAATTGGAAttaggagggaagaggaaagaaagagggtccgggaaggaaaggaggcagaaagaTAGATGTAGAGATAGCAAGAATTAGACCACAGCTCAAGCTGAGGCCATTACCATGtccatctcccttcctccagaCAGGATGCCCTCTAACCTGAACTTGTGAGGTCCCCTTCtgtttggaaaagaaagaaaacttgaacAGGAAGTGCCTAACTTTGTCCATATGTCTGCCTGTTTATGCCctgatctgtctgtctgtccatacCCCTCCCCTAGTCCTGAACTGTTGTTTTCCTCCTTAGTCTTCTCCCTGCCTAGAGGAACAGTGcatagacctgaattcaaactgttctcaaacacttactaactgtgtgaccctggtcaagtgacttaatctctgcctgactcagtttcctcaactacaaaataggGACAAAAAAAGCACCTTCCTGATctagtggttgtgaggatcaaatgagacattatttgtaaagcacttggcacagagtaggtgcttaataaatgcttattccctccctccctctcccctctgctgtttctggtcagcataaagCAGCGGCTTCAGAGTGGAAATGCAAGCCCCATGGATTTTCTGACCTACTTTAAGCGGCCTGCAGCTGGGGCCAAGATGGCTATTCAAGCTGGCGACTACATGCATGTGGCCTTGAATCTGCTAGAGGGGAAGATTCAGGCTCAACACCCAGGACCCTTCAACTTTACAGGTTCTGCTCTGACTCAGCCCAGCCTCTCGCTTCCCCTCGTGCAGCCTCACAGGCTCTCCCCACTCACCACCCCAAAGTGATGCTGAGCCAAGAGCCTAGGAAGCTGAGGCTAATGAGGGAGGGGTCAGCAGGTGTTGGTGGGGGGGACTAAGGGAAAGACTAGCTGGGGGGGAAAGAAGGATCTAGCCCCCcagccccctctcccctccccttctccattggctctccccacccacccctccaAGGTGATGCTGAGCCAGGAACCTGGAAAGTTGAGGCTTGTGAGGGAGGGATCAACAGGTGTTGGGTGGGGACTAAGGGAAAgactggctgggggtggggggagagaaggatCTAGCCCCCTCTCCCTGCCCTACACAGATGTGCTGACTCTGTCCCAGCTGGACCTGCTGTCCAACGCCAGTGGTTGTGCCTCCCAAGAAGAAGAAGTGAAATGTCCTCGAAGGAGCAAATACCGCACCATCACAGGGAGATGTAATAACAGGTAAGGTTGGGGGAACAGACAGAAAGTCTACGGGAACCCCCGGACTGCTCCCTCAAGTGATTTTCCAGCTCCCCTTTATGTGTTATCTATCCACATTAGAATGGacactccttgaaggcaggttcGGTCTTGTACATTGTATTGGATGGAGCCACTAGGTAGCATGCACAGAACACGGaacctgcaatcaggaagacttgaatccaaCAGTGACCttttagacacttcctagctatgggaccctgggccagtcacgtaacttttttgcctcagtttcctcatctgtaaaatggggataataagatcacctacctcacagggttgtgaggaccaaatgagataaaaattgcaaaatgttttgcacataGCCTGGcgcatagtaaatatttaactttCCTCAGTGACTCTCTTTTCTCACACTGTTGGCAAAAAGGTCCTAGATCTCTTCCTGACCCttaatcttttcttcctctcattccACTCCTGTCCACCTCTTCCAACCacaatgtacacacatatatatacacatacatacacacacttacatgtgcatataaatacatgcacatataagcATGCATACGTGCATACATGCATTACTGTTTCCAGGAGGAAACCTTGGCTGGGAGCATCTAACCAAGCCTTGGCCCGTTGGCTTCCTGCAGAGTATGAGGACAGACTCTCTCTCCCTTATGGTTGGACCCCTGGGAAGAAGAGGAATGGATTCACTCTCCCACTGGTAAGGCTGGAGGGCAGCTAGAACCTTGGTAGCCCTGCAAGACTTAACTCTTCCTCAACAACTGGTAGGCTCAGGCCCAGCCAATGGATTCCCCTCcacttatttcctcttttctcttcttcttcagaGCCTAATAGCTAGTATGTATAGAGGGCTTTAAAGTCTGCAGTgctttctttacaaatattacctcgttggaatctcacaataaccctggaggtagatgctattattatccccattctacaggtgaggaaactgaggctgggagggTTTAAGtgattctcccagggtcacacaactacgaAGTGTTTGAGCCTAGAGTGGATCAGTCTGGCGATCTCCTGGACCTGTTCGCCTATGGTGTAAAAGACAATGACTAAAAAGGCTTTGTCTCCAGGAGCAAGGACAAGAACTCACTCCctagaggggaggaagagacaggaaggaaTCCAAAATGGAAGCTGCTTCTTGCAAGACGCGAATGGCAAGCATAGCTGATAATTGGGAATTTTTGCACCTGTGGCAAGAggccaaggggaaaaaatggttttcaaTTTCAAGCAAGTAAAACTACTCCTGGAACATGGTAGGGGTAGAAAAGGGCTCACTCCTGTGGCTGGTCTGCTAATTTCCACTCTAATACAGTGCAGTCTAATCAAATTCATTtgaattcaacaagtatttattaattatctactagCTCTAAGGAtataaagtcaaaaatgaaaaacagtccctgtcctgaaggagtttatattatAGATTTAGTGATATTGGGGAGAACCTAATCAGTACCACCTTGCATGCTGATGGGGTGTCCAGTTGGTGATGTCTTGTAGCTATCCTGGTGGTGCAGGTTTAGAACTTGGGAGAGGGATTACAGTTAGATGGGATGATCTGGGAGTCACAGGCAGAGAGATGATAAGTCAACCCACAGGAGGCTAACGAGATTACATCGAAAGAGGATCTAGAGAAAGAAGGACTATGACAGAGCCTCAAATTAGTCAGGATTAGGAGGAGGTCCATAGATGATGATTCAGCAGAGGAGGCTAAAAAGGAGTTGTCAGACATGCAAGAGGAGGACCAGGAAGAAACAGTATTACAAAAGCTAAGGGAAGAGAAAGTATCTATGAGGATGGGAGTGACCTGTAACATCTTcaagaggtcaagaaaaatgaggattgaTGTTAGAAATTCAGAGATCCTAGGAAACTAGGGAGAGGACAGCTTCAATCAAGAGACAAGGTCAGAATGCAAAGGTTGAGaagtaaatgggaaaagaagattGGTTTTTCTGAGCTCAGCTGTGAAAGAGAAGGGAGACTAAGgacaatgttgttgttgttcagcctttTTACAgttttatctgactcttcatgaccccatttggggatgttttggcaaagatgctggagtgctttgccatttccttctctagctcattttatatatgaggaatatgagatagagttaagtgatttgtccagggtcacacagctagtaactatctgaggccagatttgaactcaggaagatgagtcttcctgaccttaggccccatgctctatccactgtgccacctagttgctgggcaatagcttcctattttaattacTTATTCTTGCTAAGAATGGGGGAATAGAGGGATACCAACATAGCTTTTCACttacctctttctctcctctaccaACACCATCCTTGTCCTCCTTAAGGCTCTGGATTAGATGGAGGTCCCTAAGGTGTTGGGGCTGAAGAGGAGATGCCTAGCTCTAATTTCCTCAGAGCCTGGAGGGCAGGGGTGGGCAAACACCAAGAGTTGGTGTTCCTAATCATCCCTATCAGCTTTGGCACCATATTGGTGCCCTCTAAATTCAGACACACATGGGCCTTCACCATATTTGTCACACCCCGGTTATAGCTCTGGGGTCAAGGAAAAGAATGCTGATGTATGAACTGAAGATCAAGGAATCCAGTTTTCTTTACTTCATGCCAAGTTCTACCTTAAATCTTGGgagactctggacaaatcatcaACTCCATTGTTCTAACTTGATCTTTTCTGTCCAGGTCCGGGCTGTCTCCAACCAGATTGTCCGCTTCCCTGAAGAAAGGATCACTTTGGACCGCAATAGGGCACTCATGTTCATGCAATGGGGTCAGTTCATTGACCATGACTTGGATTTCAGCCCTGAGTCTCAAGCCAAGGTGGCTTTCACCAGTGGGATCGACTGTGAGAAGAGCTGTGCCCAGATACTCCCGTGCTTCCCTATCAAGGTATAGTTCTTAAAGATGAAGAGATAATACAATGCAGGGCCTAGCTATTGACACTCTTCTGAGGTAAGTGCTGTTTGAGGCCTTTGCAGAGCCAAGGGTGCTGAAGAATACACCTAGCTCTTGCTCTGAGGTAGCTTATAGTCCAGTTTAGGAGACAAGAAAAAGAGGTGGAACAGGGAGGAAATAATTCAACACTGTCTATAATTCATTTAGTCAGTCTACCTataatcacttaactctgtgacAGGCActtatgctaggcactggaagtACAGTGAGAGAGTCATGAAGATGAAAGtgttcctggcctcaaggagaATTACACGTAATACAGAAATATAGCTAttcgtatacatacacatatacacataattatGTGTAAAACGtatagaaaaaatacaaaataaaatttgtggggggtggggaacaCTACTAGtagactggggatacaaaaagacatACCTCCATAGAGAAGGTATAGCTTAAGCAGGGTTTTGTAAGAAATAAAGATTTTCAGAGGTGATCAGctcaagtcagcaaacatttattaaacacctactatatgccaggcactatactaagggcaagagatgcaaagaaaagcaaaagatagtcttAGCTCTCCAGGAGTTCACAGCCTAATGTAAAACAACTAGGTGCAAAGAGGATATTTTGTTGTTGTATGACCTCTCTTtgtggtttcttggcaaagatcccggaatggtttgccatttccttttccagcttattttacagatgaggaaactgagacaaacagggttaagtgacttgcccagggtcacacagctagtaagcgtacgaggccagatttgaactcaggaagttgagtcttcaggaccagtactctctccactgagccacctacttgCCCCTAAATAggatacatacacgtatatacatacatacatatatacacataacacatacacacacacatatataggcaaATTGGAGATAAGCTCCAAGGGAAGAAATGAGCATTAAGATAAGCCCAGAAAGGCTTCtagcagaaggtgggattttagctgaaacttgaaagaagccagggaaaccagaaggtgagaatgaggaaggagaacatttcagacaCAGGGAACAATCAGGGAAAATGTCTAGAGTCTAGAGATGGGATAAGGATTAACAAAGAAGCCAATGTCATTGAGTCACAGAGTATGGGTGGGGATAAGatataaggagactggaaaggtaggacagGGAAAAATGACAAAGGGCTTTATGAGCCAAACAGCCTTTATGATCTTGAAGGTAATGGAGAGCCACTGGGGTTTactgagtgggggtggggtgaaaagggaggtgatatggtcaaacccgcactttgatagctgagtggaggatgtactagagtggggagagacttgaggtggcGAGACCAGCCAGATACAAAGTGACAAGGGTCTGTACCAGGGTGGTGGTGACAGGAGCACAGAAGAAACGGAGAGGAGCTTCCAAGataaaattgacaggccttggtgACAGATTTGGGAGTGAGAGCGAGGATTCGCAGATGGCACCTATATTGTGAGTCTGGGTGACCATGAGGAGGGTGGTGacttggttgttgttgtgtttgtcctttgtcctcaaagaggaccatgacatcaaggagataatgacatgacttgcagttgactttgatttgagtgaaggagggttgtgcaaagtcaccagcctcattttctcctccctggTGCCCTTGAtggtaataggaaagttaggaagagggcaaggttttggagaaaagataatgaattcagtttttggACACGTGTTTAAGATgactatgggacatccagttgaaGATGTCCACTAGTCAGAGATGCATGACTAGAGGTCAGAAAAGAGATTAGAGTTAGAGAAATAGATgtgagaatcatctacatagagatgatcattgaattcatgggagctaaGGCGATCAACAAGTGAAACAGtacagggggagggggaagaagagaagagggacaagGATGGAAACTTGGAAGATGCTCATGATTAGAGGGAATGACCTGgttgaagattcagcaaaggaaactgagaatggaTGGTAAggcaagtaggaggagaaccaaaaaaGAGCGATGTTgcaaaaatctagagaaaagagagtctcaaggagagagagacagacagacagacaaaccaagacagaaagagacacagagagaaagataaagtcagagacagagagataaaaacACACAGAGACCCTGTAAGAGAGTGAGTGACAACAGGAATTATCAGCCCCATTTGACATATAGAGAACCTAAGGTTCAGAAAGGAAGTTTGCAAGGGTCATAGCTAAGTAAGTATCCGATGTAGGATTTGAAGCCAAGGactttcctgtctccaagttGAACAAGTCTTTCTACTGTGCTCTGCTGCCTCTTGGGACCCCACTgctaagtcatttcatctctctagcTCTGAGTTTTCTCTAACATGAGGGGGATGGACTGGATTTAGCTTTTAGGTCCTTCTGATTCTAATGTTCTCTGAGAAGAGTAAGATTGAGTCAGTAAGGGCAGCCATCCTAGAGGAGGTAAGTTTTGAATCAAGTTtttaagacagagagagacaacagAGAATGGAACCCTCTGCTAGGAGTGAGGGCAGAACCCAGTCTTCTCCACCTTCTACTTTCTACAGATCCCACCAAATGACCCTCGAATTACTTATCGGAAGGACTGCATCCCTTTTGACCGCTCTGCTCCTGCCTGTCGCAAGAAGGGCAGTGTCCTCAATCAGCTCAACACACTCACTTCCTTTTTGGATGCCAGTATGGTGTATGGTAGCGAGGATGCCCTTGCTGGAAGGCTCAGGAACACATCTAATCAACTGGGTCTGCTGGCTATCAATACACAGTTCCAAGATAATGGGAGGGCCCTTCTGCCTTTTGATAGCCTCCAGCAAGACCCTTGCCTGCTCACCAACCGCAATGCTCGGATCCGCTGCTTCCTGGCAGGTCAGGCACACAGGCTTGGGAAGAAGGGCTTGGGAGCATCTGTAAGGAGTTGCCAGGGCTTTCAGAATACTGTGAGAAAGTGAGAGAGCTGCATGCTCTTCACGGGTGTAGTTATCTTGTAGCTGTAGCTTTCAACCACAGCATTCAAATCTTTGATGTCTTTGAGATGTGGGATGTTGTATGAAAGCAAGTGTggcactaggtctggagtcagggtcCTTCAAATCCTTGCACCTTGTCTTTCTATATGAGCTTCTCATCATATATAAAATAGAGGACTGGATGAGATGACTTCTTCTTCACGTTCCTAATGTTATATGTTTcttattttcacatatattagGACTAAAAGGATAGAAACTAATGTCCCCTGCAAGAGAAAATAATGTACAGATTTGCTGGAGAACTATACATTTGCTAAACTATGACTATTACCCCATGTGGAACTTCGTGAAATAGTTCCATTTCATAGCAAAAACATAAGGAACTAACTAATGTGCTAATCCActactctttcccttccccatctgTACAAGGGCTTagaccagggtggggaacctatagTCTGAaggacacatgtgaccttctaaatacttaagtgtagccttttgactgaatccaaattttacagaataatcagtcaaaaggccacccttaaggatttagaaggccacatgtggcattcaggatgcaggttccctacccttgatataaacatatgtatttaattttgtccatctctctttgtttcttgCCCCGTGTCACTAAAGAGAACAGAATGAACTCAACAAGTCTAGAAGTCTGAGAAGAGTAGACTACTGTGTAGCACTTACAAGTGGGGGACAAATTATGATTCACTAGGACTTCTCAGTCAGACTCAAGGATTCAAAACTCATTCCGGTTCATTTTTATCACAAATTCTCCTACTTGTAGATCTAACCTCTGGTTCTTCTCACATGTAAAGATTTCTCTTCTAGAATCTAGGTTCCTAGATTTTTCATGAGTAGAAAGAGCCAAGCTCTTCTCTACCCTCTTAGGACCCAGGCCTTGAGCACGTTGGGTAGAGACTTGCCCTTAGAAATCTGCTGTCTCCTTCTTTCAGACCCCCaaggtgtggtggaaagaacctCACCATTTAGCTAGAGAAATAAAGACGCAGAGAGCCAGGAGCTTGCCTGAGATCACAGAGCAAGTTTCAGGTCTAATAGAAAGGGCCTCCATTAGTCAGTGGATATTCTTGGAAGGGGTCTGATAGTCATCTGAATTTGGGGTTTTCAAAGGTGACAGTCGAGCAAGTGAAACCCCCAAACTAACAGCAATCCACACCCTCTTTGTACGGGAGCACAACCGGCTGGCTACAGAGCTCAAAAGACTAAATCCTCGATGGAGTGGAGAGAAACTGTACCAGGAAGCCCGGAAGATTGTTGGGGCCATGGTTCAGGTAAGTCCTGCTGAGTGACCACCATCTTCCCCTGGGTGAGAAGCCAAGGTGATTCCAAACAGAGATAATAGCTCTGTTTTGTAGCCTGGAAAGAGCTGATAGGGAGGATACATGTAACCACCTAATTGGGACCAAATTGAAGCTGTATTGTGGTGGCCTAGTACCACAAATCTTGGGTAAAGAGGCAAGAGACCTGGAGTCCTAGACTCATATCTGCCATTAATTTCACTCTTTTCTCTATAGAAGGTAATAAATCCTTCCCAGGGTTagaaaagatgaccaaaaaaaaatgattataggTGTGGGGGTTACCTTGAAAAGAAGAAAGTACTgtccaaatgggaaaaggaatggttcaaattgtttttaagttttcttctaaattccactcttctttcctccttcctcatttctgtcaagggcatcaCCATCTGCACAGTCACTGAGATTCAAGACCTCAGAGTCATTCGTTTTAATATTTTCAGTCTGTCACCTCCCTCCTCcatcatggaaaagaaaaaaaatcctaataacAAATTTGCATCCTTAAGTAAAATAAATCCCTGCATtggtcatatccaaaaatgtCTTATTCTGTACTCTGAAGCCATCACTTCTCTGTGAGGAGATGAATAGCATTCTTCATCAACAGTCCTCTGAAagtgtggttggtcattgcattgaagAGTGTCCTTCAATCTCTTGAAGTTGTCTGTCTTCACAGTGTTATTGTAGAAATTATTCTCCtgggttctcctcacttcactttgcatcagttcatacaagtttccCCAGCTATCTATGAAACCattccttttgtcatttcataTGGCACAAGAGTATTCTATTATACTCCTATATCATGTGTTTAGTCATTCCCCGAATGATGGACACCCCTTTAGTTTCCACTTCtttaccaccataaaaagaacttctatatttttaatatatgggtccttttctcctttctttcatcttctagGAGAATAGATCTAGTAGaggtatcactgagtcaaaggtaTGCAGTTTAGGGACTtagggacatagttccaaattgttttccagaataactGTGCCAGTTCACCTAATGGACCAAGAATACATCAGAGTGCCTGTTTTCTCTCAGTCCTTCCAacatgtgtcattttccttttttgttacttTGGACAGTCTGATGGTAGGCACTCATCCCCTCTCACCTGGACTCTGCAACAAGAATGGCATCCTTGGCTTAAAGTCTCTCCACTCTCCAATCCATCTGCCACACTAttgccaaaataatattcctaaagcatgggtGTGACCATGATACTCCCCTGTTTAAAGAGTTTTCTAGTGGTTTCCCATTGCCCCTAGGATTGCTCTCACTCCTCATGTCTGCCACTTGGCATCCCTACCTCCTTCAAGGTTCTGTTCAACTGCTTTCCCTCACTAATCCCTGAGGatattctttgcatttattttgtacataaatatttgttatttaccTATCTGTGTACACGTTGTTTCCTTCCAAAATAGCATAAAATCTTTGAAGACAAGTACAGTTTCATTCATGTCTTTTTCTCCCCAGCACCTAGTATAATGCCTGAGACatacatggtaggcatttaaatgcttgttgaatgaaagattgaatgaacaaatgaattctGGGTATGGGAAAAGGGAAGTCATTCCCCTGGATGTTTTTTCTTCTAGATCATCACTTATAGAGACTTCCTCCCCCTTGTTCTGGGTCGGGCCAGGGCCAGAAGAACTCTAGGTCGCTACCACGGCTACTCTTCTCAAGTGGATCCCCGTGTCTCTAATGTCTTCACCTTGGCCTTCCGTTTTGGTCATACTATGATCCAGCCCTTCATGTTCCGCTTGGGCAATCGGTATCAGTCCTTGGGATCCAATTCTCGAGTCCCTCTCAGCACTGTCTTTTTCGCCAGCTGGAGAGTTGTAAATGAAGGTAACTGTGATTATCAGAGTTCTCTGTTCAAGGGGCCAGGTGGGGATGGGCCTCCAGTGAGCAAGAGTCAGTGTATCATGCAGTCTTCTTCTGTCTGAGGGAATGCAGTCAAGGTTTCCCCCAACACCAGTGGGCACATGTACCACTGCTCTCCACTGTGtaaccactaccaccaccccatAAGAAAGCTGTCTCTACTATGAAGGTTAAGTGAGGCTGGACAGGTTATGGTAAGGTTTTTAGATTTCCATGGTTACAAATGGCAGTGAGGTCCCTTTGAGCACTATTGTCCCCAAGAGTAAGGTTTTTAAACATCAGTTCTTTTTAGTATTTGGTCTCTCCTAGGTGGAATTGACCCCATTCTCCGAGGCCTCATGGCCACTCCAGCCAAACTGAACCGCCAAGATGGAATACTGGTAGACGAACTCAGGGACAAGCTATTCAGACAATTCAGGCGCATTGGGCTGGACTTGGCTGCTCTCAACATGCAACGCAGCCGGGACCATGGTCTCCCAGGTAAGAGAACTAGACCATCCTTATGTCCATATGGGGATCCATATTGGGAGGGCCTTTGACATCAGGGTTAGCTCAGGCAAAGGCTCTCCCCCaggatctctcttctctttaccAGCAATGTTCTATCTGACTTTCAGGAATTCACTACTTCCTAACTCAGGCTGCTTAAAGAGGTGTCATCAAGGGGTTTGAGCCATAGTTCTTTCCAAAATGCAAAACGGGTGGGATGAGTAGTAGGTCAGATCTTTGGCCACTAATCATGTTGGGGCAGCCTACTGAGCTCCAGCATCAGTTTTGCCTGGCTCCCAatctgggggagagaggggagagagagggagagagatggagagggagagacagagagagagagagagagagagagagagagagagagagagagagagagcgcacctCTCCTTCACCCAGCTTATTGGTGACCTCTGTTGGACAAATGGGGAGATGTAACTGTTTGGGTCCCTTTGAGCTACAGAGTAGGAGGGCACCTCAGTTGCTTCCTTTTTCCAGCTTTTCTTCCCCCAGTTGAACTCAGAAATGTTTTTCTAATTCCCATTCTTGTAGTTTCTCCAGTCCTTCCTTTGGCCTACCTAGGGCTTCATTCTTGGTTTTTTGGAGGCTCAGTTATAGCCCACATGCTAATCTTGTGCCCAGGTTCATGGATCCAGGCAGGTGCCCAAGGGGAACACTAGGTCCAAGCCTGGCCTAGCCAACTCCACCCTAAGTGGGTTCTGTTGGAACTTGACCCTTGAGTGCTAGACTTCCTAGATTCATGTCGTCAGGCTATCCATACCTTTGAATAGTGGGAAATAAGTGATGAATTTGGCAATAGAGAGCCTGCTTTTATAGTATAATTCTGCCAATATATGTCATAGTGGGCAAGCCTATAGACTCTCAGTAGGAAAAACTAGGGGATTAGATCAGATGAATCCCTCGCATCTCTATGTTTCTAAAGTTGTGAAACTCAGTTTGCCTTTGACCCCTCCCACTTACATTATCTTTTATGTACAATTACCTTGCAGCATAATGGTCATTAGGCACACAGCTATGGGTCAGGTGAACCTGACTATATACCGTGATTATGCAAGCAGCTGTTCAAATTTGCACATGCTTATTGCATGGAAACATGGTCTCAATTTAT
The DNA window shown above is from Notamacropus eugenii isolate mMacEug1 chromosome 2, mMacEug1.pri_v2, whole genome shotgun sequence and carries:
- the EPX gene encoding eosinophil peroxidase gives rise to the protein MKLLLPLMGLLAMLILPQDSEGTASTAVAGKVENSVVMSCMEEAKRLVDRAYKQTRESIKQRLQSGNASPMDFLTYFKRPAAGAKMAIQAGDYMHVALNLLEGKIQAQHPGPFNFTDVLTLSQLDLLSNASGCASQEEEVKCPRRSKYRTITGRCNNRRKPWLGASNQALARWLPAEYEDRLSLPYGWTPGKKRNGFTLPLVRAVSNQIVRFPEERITLDRNRALMFMQWGQFIDHDLDFSPESQAKVAFTSGIDCEKSCAQILPCFPIKIPPNDPRITYRKDCIPFDRSAPACRKKGSVLNQLNTLTSFLDASMVYGSEDALAGRLRNTSNQLGLLAINTQFQDNGRALLPFDSLQQDPCLLTNRNARIRCFLAGDSRASETPKLTAIHTLFVREHNRLATELKRLNPRWSGEKLYQEARKIVGAMVQIITYRDFLPLVLGRARARRTLGRYHGYSSQVDPRVSNVFTLAFRFGHTMIQPFMFRLGNRYQSLGSNSRVPLSTVFFASWRVVNEGGIDPILRGLMATPAKLNRQDGILVDELRDKLFRQFRRIGLDLAALNMQRSRDHGLPGYNAWRRFCGLSQPRTLSQLARVLKNTNLARKFMSLYGTPDNIDIWVGAVAEPLLPGARVGPLLACLFENQFRRARDGDRFWWQKRGVFTWKQRQALKRISLSRIVCDNTGITTVPRHIFKANIYPKGFVNCRRIPKLNLSAWRGK